The Lycium ferocissimum isolate CSIRO_LF1 chromosome 10, AGI_CSIRO_Lferr_CH_V1, whole genome shotgun sequence genome window below encodes:
- the LOC132035322 gene encoding protein TIC 22, chloroplastic-like, with protein MESKPSTGFGPSTSPLLSLSTFIHQHVSRLGTEAKRLGAEAKQFADGFIQQPFSPAAAAVGQSCSFPANSYLPFASVSQQRQEKVAGLSSGYVAKTLAGTCVYNVSNSNNEFVLISDPNSAKSIGLLCFRKEGAEAFLAQVILHFIEFLLVFHSIY; from the coding sequence ATGGAGTCCAAACCCTCAACCGGATTCGGGCCTTCCACTAgtcctctcctctctctttccaCCTTCATCCACCAACATGTGTCCCGCCTCGGTACCGAAGCGAAACGGCTCGGTGCCGAAGCTAAACAGTTCGCTGACGGCTTTATTCAACAACCGTTTTCGCCTGCTGCGGCAGCGGTAGGGCAGAGTTGTTCGTTTCCGGCGAACTCTTATCTTCCGTTTGCTTCGGTGTCGCAACAGCGTCAAGAGAAGGTTGCCGGTTTGAGCTCGGGTTATGTGGCGAAGACATTAGCTGGAACTTGTGTGTATAATGTTAGTAATTCTAATAATGAATTCGTCCTTATTTCGGACCCCAATAGTGCTAAATCAATTGGATTATTGTGTTTCCGTAAAGAGGGTGCTGAGGCTTTTCTTGCTCAGGTTATACTTcattttattgaatttttgtTAGTATTTCatagtatttattaa
- the LOC132035323 gene encoding UDP-glycosyltransferase 79B6-like: protein MALQIVMFPWFAFGHFIPFLNLSNELAKRGHKISLLLPKNAQIRLQNLNLYPDLITFHKLTIPHVDGLPYGAETTADVPSSLESLLATAMDELYDQIKSFLQNLKPHFVFFDFAYWIPDLALEIGGIKTVCYKVVCPAATSIALIRSPDKTTFTASTAAQIVKPPPGYPSTSVVLHECEAKLLSFLFHEYGKGVTFYERSKKGMTRCDVIAMKTCREIEGTFGDYIATQFEKPVLYTGPVLPELKKEPLEEDRLSNWLEKFEPGSVVFCAFGSQLILEKKQFQQLVLGLELTELPFLLAVKPPEGTNSVEEALPEGFKERVQEKGLILDCWVPQLKILNHKSVGCFVSHCGYGSMWESLELCDCQLVLLPGPIDHILNARLMEQELKVGVEVEKDENGLFSKASLRKAVKCVMDKDSQIGCFVKENHRKWKEFLSSPGFMSNYIDNFIHNLHGILVE, encoded by the exons ATGGCACTCCAAATAGTGATGTTCCCATGGTTTGCTTTTGGCCACTTCATCCCATTTCTCAATCTGTCGAATGAACTAGCAAAAAGAGGTCACAAAATCTCATTATTGTTGCCAAAAAATGCACAAATACGACTGCAAAATCTCAATCTTTATCCTGATCTCATCACTTTCCACAAACTCACAATCCCTCATGTCGATGGCCTTCCATATGGAGCAGAGACTACAGCTGATGTGCCTAGTTCTTTGGAGAGTCTGTTAGCAACAGCTATGGATGAATTGTATGATCAAATCAAATCATTTCTTCAAAATCTAAAACCCCATTTCGTTTTCTTTGATTTTGCTTATTGGATTCCTGATTTAGCACTAGAAATAGGGGGTATCAAGACTGTGTGTTACAAAGTTGTTTGCCCTGCTGCAACATCTATCGCGTTGATTCGATCACCAGATAAGACTACTTTTACGGCATCAACTGCAGCTCAGATAGTAAAGCCACCACCAG GTTACCCTTCTACTAGTGTGGTGTTGCACGAATGTGAAGCTAAGTTGTTatcatttctttttcatgaatatGGCAAGGGGGTGACATTTTACGAACGATCGAAGAAGGGAATGACACGATGCGATGTAATAGCGATGAAAACATGTAGGGAGATTGAAGGAACCTTTGGTGACTACATAGCAACACAATTTGAAAAGCCAGTCCTTTACACAGGACCTGTTCTTCCAGAGCTGAAAAAGGAGCCTTTAGAAGAAGATCGATTATCGAATTGGCTCGAGAAATTCGAGCCAGGATCAGTAGTGTTCTGTGCATTTGGGAGCCAATTGATTCTTGAAAAGAAGCAATTTCAACAACTTGTTTTAGGCCTTGAACTGACTGAGTTACCATTTCTTTTAGCTGTTAAGCCACCCGAAGGGACAAATTCAGTTGAAGAAGCCTTGCCAGAGGGATTCAAAGAAAGGGTTCAAGAAAAgggattgattcttgattgttGGGTGCCACAATTGAAGATTTTAAATCACAAATCAGTTGGTTGTTTTGTGAGTCACTGTGGGTACGGATCAATGTGGGAGTCTTTGGAATTGTGTGATTGTCAATTGGTACTTCTGCCAGGACCTATTGATCACATTTTAAATGCTAGGCTGATGGAACAAGAACTTAAGGTTGGTGTAGAAGTGGAGAAGGATGAAAATGGGTTGTTTTCAAAGGCGAGTTTGCGCAAGGCGGTGAAATGTGTCATGGATAAAGATAGCCAAATAGGTTGTTTTGTGAAAGAGAATCATAGGAAATGGAAGGAATTTCTTTCAAGTCCTGGCTTCATGAGTAACTATATTGATAATTTCATACACAACTTGCATGGAATTCTAGTTGAATAG
- the LOC132035324 gene encoding serine carboxypeptidase-like 13 — protein sequence MEKWLLKLPLFLLLLLQQAASHSTVESLPGLNGPLPFYLETGYVGVGKDEEVQLFYYFLLSESDPTTDPLLIWLSGGPGCSSVIAMVHEIGPLRFVEQVYNGSLPKFVLNPHAWTKIASVIFLDQPVNTGFSYATNDPAHKYTDVQACEYVYEFLRKWLSDHPQFISNPFYVSGNSYSGITIPIITQLISNGNGAGQEPLVNLQGYLIGNPSTFRPQESNYHIPFAHGMGLIPDELYKSLEKNCEGEYTDIDPNNTGCANDVRTFKQIVSNINVEHVLEPFCVSDDDLQRPHQLSGERRLLDDKLISLQRGDKCASDWRKHMRYWANDPEVQEALHVRKGIIGSWIKCRKSIYRSSQNYTMTVNNAVAYHANLSTKGYRSLIYSGDHDYMVPFQSTEVWIKSLNYSIIEDWRPWNVNDQVAGYMRSYSNKMTYATVKGSGHTACSDKPEECFAMFKRWINHDPL from the exons ATGGAAAAGTGGTTGTTGAAGCTACCCCTTTTCCTTTTACTTCTTCTTCAACAAGCTGCTTCTCACTCCACAGTTGAGTCTCTCCCCGGTTTGAATGGACCCCTCCCATTCTATCTAGAGACTGG gtatgTTGGAGTTGGTAAAGATGAGGAGGTGCAACTTTTCTACTACTTTTTGCTATCTGAATCTGACCCTACTACTGATCCTCTTTTGATTTGGCTATCTGGTGGGCCCGGTTGCTCCTCTGTTATTGCGATGGTGCATGAAATAG GGCCATTGCGTTTTGTTGAACAAGTCTACAATGGGAGTTTGCCCAAGTTCGTACTAAACCCACACGCATGGACCAAG ATTGCAAGTGTAATTTTCTTGGATCAACCCGTAAATACTGGATTCTCATATGCAACAAATGACCCTGCACACAAGTACACTGATGTACAAGCATGTGAATATGTCTATGAATTCCTAAGAAAG TGGCTCAGTGATCATCCCCAATTCATCTCAAATCCATTTTACGTTTCTGGAAACTCATATTCTGGGATTACTATCCCAATTATAACCCAGTTGATATCAAATG GAAATGGAGCAGGCCAGGAGCCATTGGTTAATCTTCAG GGATATTTAATTGGCAATCCTTCTACATTTCGTCCTCAAGAATCCAATTATCATATACCTTTTGCCCATGGCATGGGACTTATACCTGATGAACTTTATAAG TCATTGGAGAAGAATTGTGAAGGAGAATATACAGACATAGATCCCAACAATACGGGATGTGCAAATGACGTTCGAACTTTCAAGCAG ATCGTAAGCAACATTAATGTGGAACACGTATTAGAGCCCTTTTGCGTAAGTGATGATGACCTACAACGCCCACACCAACTGTCTGGTGAAAGAAGATTACTTGATGATAAACTCATCTCCTTGCAACGTGGAGACAAGTGTGCT TCCGATTGGCGCAAGCATATGAGGTATTGGGCTAATGACCCTGAAGTCCAAGAAGCTCTTCATGTTCGGAAG GGAATCATAGGAAGCTGGATAAAATGTAGGAAAAGTATATATAGAAGCTCTCAAAACTACACAATGACTGTAAATAACGCTGTAGCATATCATGCAAACCTAAGCACTAAAGGTTATCGATCACTTATATACAG TGGCGACCATGATTATATGGTTCCTTTCCAATCCACAGAAGTATGGATAAAGTCTCTGAATTATTCTATTATTGAAGATTGGCGTCCATGGAACGTAAATGATCAAGTTGCCGG TTATATGAGGTCTTACTCCAACAAAATGACTTATGCAACAGTGAAG gGATCAGGACACACAGCTTGTTCCGACAAACCTGAAGAATGTTTTGCTATGTTCAAAAGATGGATAAATCATGATCCTCTATAA
- the LOC132033370 gene encoding protein TIC 22, chloroplastic: protein MESKPSTGFGPSTSPLLSLSTFIHQHVSRLGTEAKRLGAEAKRLADGFIQQPFPAAAVGQSCSFPANSYLPFASVSQQRQEKVAGLSSGYVAKTLAGTCVYTVSNSNNEFVLISDPNSAKSIGLLCFRKEDAEAFLAQVRLRKKEVRGGAKVVPLTLDQVYMLKVEGIAFRFLPDPVQIKNAMELKASDVKTGFDGVPVFQSDLLVVKKRNRRYCPIYFRKEDIEKEILSRASRGSGVSQHIMVGTLEDVLKKMEISQRNSGWEDLIFIPPGKSHSQHIQDVTKA from the exons ATGGAGTCCAAACCCTCAACCGGATTCGGACCTTCCACTAGTCCACTCCTCTCCCTTTCCACCTTCATCCACCAACACGTGTCCCGCCTCGGTACCGAAGCGAAACGGCTCGGTGCCGAAGCTAAACGGCTCGCCGACGGTTTTATTCAGCAACCGTTTCCGGCGGCGGCGGTAGGGCAGAGTTGTTCGTTTCCGGCGAACTCTTATCTTCCGTTTGCTTCGGTTTCGCAACAGCGTCAAGAGAAGGTTGCCGGTTTGAGTTCGGGTTATGTGGCGAAGACATTAGCTGGAACTTGTGTATATACTGTTAGCAATTCTAATAATGAGTTTGTCCTTATTTCGGACCCTAATAGTGCTAAATCAATTGGATTATTGTGTTTCCGTAAAGAGGACGCCGAAGCATTTCTTGCTCAG GTACGGTTGCGGAAGAAGGAAGTGAGAGGTGGAGCTAAGGTTGTTCCGTTGACACTTGATCAG GTTTACATGTTGAAGGTTGAAGGAATCGCATTTCGGTTTTTGCCAGATCCTGTTCAAATTAAGAATGCAATGGAG TTAAAAGCTTCTGATGTAAAGACTGGATTTGATGGAGTCCCTGTTTTCCAG TCAGACCTCCTAGTTGTGAAAAAGAGAAACAGACGATACTGTCCAATATATTTCCGAAAG GAGGATATAGAAAAGGAGATATTGTCAAGGGCATCTAGAGGATCTGGTGTCTCTCAGCACATTATG GTAGGGACTTTGGAAGATGTCCTGAAAAAAATGGAG ATAAGTCAGAGAAATTCTGGCTGGGAGGACCTTATCTTTATTCCCCCCGGTAAAAGCCATTCACAGCACATTCAAGATGTCACAAAAGCATGA
- the LOC132033371 gene encoding UDP-glucuronate:xylan alpha-glucuronosyltransferase 2 isoform X1, which yields MIMKSLPSKALIIKINLVFLACFLIAYVAILFKPSTSVYHEYAASLVRCSLRECHHKGEGGIKMKAVLEERAMEERAMENGAKAEKMMVKREKPSFLNKMGRGMKIGMVNMEGEDVSEWKVHGQIIKVNFEKVSDLLEWKDLFPEWIDEEEEMDGNECPEIPMPDFNNYSYMDIIVVKLPCKYPQEGWGKDVYRLQVNLVAANLVVKRGKRDLKNGKMKLIFLSKCRPMVDMFRCEELKKKEGDWWYYKTDMEKLAQKVSLPIGSCNLALPLWGKEINEVYDISNIESSTKIARREAYATVLHSSETYVCGAITLAQSLLRTGTKRDLILLLDNSISEPKQDALIRAGWKLRFIKRIRNPKAEKNTYNEYNYSKFRLWQLTNYEKIIFIDADIIVLRNIDILFHFPQMTATGNSASIFNSGIMVIEPSNCTFKMFMQRTKEIVSYNGGDQGFLNEVFVWWHRLPRRVNFLKNFWSNNSNEVSLKNQLFGADPPKVYAIHYLGLKPWVCYRDYDCNWNVGDQRVYASDLAHKTWWRLHDSMDETLQKFCGLTKRRKIELEWDRKLAGKKGFKDEHWRINATDPRKFT from the exons ATGATTATGAAGTCCCTTCCTTCTAAAGCATTGATCATTAAAATCAACTTGGTTTTCTTGGCTTGCTTCTTAATTGCTTATGTTGCTATTCTTTTCAAGCCATCAACTTCTGTTTATCATGAATATGCAGCATCCCTTGTTAGATGTTCATTGAGAGAATGCCATCATAAG GGAGAAGGAGGAATAAAGATGAAAGCAGTGTTAGAAGAACGAGCTATGGAAGAACGAGCTATGGAAAATGGAGCAAAGGCAGAGAAGATGATGGTGAAGCGCGAAAAGCCaagttttttaaataaaatgggGAGAGGAATGAAGATAGGAATGGTGAATATGGAAGGTGAAGATGTTAGTGAATGGAAGGTCCATGGACAGATAATCAAAGTGAATTTCGAGAAAGTTTCGGATTTATTAGAATGGAAAGACTTATTTCCAGAATGgatagatgaagaagaagagatggATGGTAACGAGTGTCCAGAAATACCAATGCCAGATTTCAATAACTATAGTTACATGGACATAATAGTTGTGAAATTACCATGCAAGTATCCACAAGAAGGGTGGGGAAAAGATGTTTATAGGCTACAAGTGAATCTTGTGGCTGCAAATTTGGTTgtgaaaagaggaaaaagggatTTGAAAAATGGGAAAATGAAGTTGATTTTCCTGAGTAAGTGTAGGCCTATGGTGGATATGTTTAGATGTGAGgagttaaagaaaaaagaaggggatTGGTGGTATTATAAGACAGATATGGAGAAATTGGCTCAAAAGGTTTCATTGCCAATTGGTTCTTGTAATTTGGCTTTGCCTCTCTGGGGAAAAG AAATCAACGAAGTCTATGATATATCCAACATCGAAAGCAGCACAAAAATAGCACGAAGAGAAGCCTACGCCACAGTTCTTCATTCCTCAGAAACATACGTTTGTGGTGCAATAACACTAGCTCAGAGTCTTCTTCGAACCGGAACCAAACGGGACCTTATTCTTCTTCTAGATAACAGTATTTCTGAACCGAAACAAGATGCCCTAATTAGAGCTGGCTGGAAACTCCGGTTCATAAAGAGGATAAGAAATCCTAAAGCTGAGAAAAATACGTACAATGAATACAATTATAGCAAGTTCAGGTTATGGCAGCTCACTAACTATGAAAAGATCATCTTTATTGATGCGGACATTATCGTTCTTCGCAACATCGATATTCTTTTCCATTTTCCTCAGATGACAGCTACAG GTAACTCTGCGTCAATCTTCAATTCCGGAATAATGGTGATCGAGCCATCAAATTGCACCTTCAAAATGTTCATGCAACGTACAAAAGAGATTGTTTCATATAATGGAGGCGACCAAGGTTTCCTTAATGAAGTGTTTGTATGGTGGCATAGGTTGCCTCGAAGGGTTAATTTTTTGAAGAACTTTTGGTCAAATAATTCGAATGAGGTCAGTCTTAAGAACCAACTATTCGGGgcagatcctccaaaagtatACGCGATACATTATCTAGGGTTAAAGCCGTGGGTGTGTTACAGAGACTACGATTGTAACTGGAACGTAGGAGATCAACGTGTTTATGCTAGTGATCTTGCGCACAAGACATGGTGGAGGCTTCATGACTCCATGGATGAGACCTTGCAGAAATTTTGTGGGTTGACAAAGCGGAGGAAAATTGAACTAGAATGGGATAGGAAGTTGGCTGGAAAAAAGGGATTTAAAGATGAACATTGGAGGATTAATGCTACTGATCCTAGAAAATTTACTTGA
- the LOC132033371 gene encoding UDP-glucuronate:xylan alpha-glucuronosyltransferase 2 isoform X2, with protein MKAVLEERAMEERAMENGAKAEKMMVKREKPSFLNKMGRGMKIGMVNMEGEDVSEWKVHGQIIKVNFEKVSDLLEWKDLFPEWIDEEEEMDGNECPEIPMPDFNNYSYMDIIVVKLPCKYPQEGWGKDVYRLQVNLVAANLVVKRGKRDLKNGKMKLIFLSKCRPMVDMFRCEELKKKEGDWWYYKTDMEKLAQKVSLPIGSCNLALPLWGKEINEVYDISNIESSTKIARREAYATVLHSSETYVCGAITLAQSLLRTGTKRDLILLLDNSISEPKQDALIRAGWKLRFIKRIRNPKAEKNTYNEYNYSKFRLWQLTNYEKIIFIDADIIVLRNIDILFHFPQMTATGNSASIFNSGIMVIEPSNCTFKMFMQRTKEIVSYNGGDQGFLNEVFVWWHRLPRRVNFLKNFWSNNSNEVSLKNQLFGADPPKVYAIHYLGLKPWVCYRDYDCNWNVGDQRVYASDLAHKTWWRLHDSMDETLQKFCGLTKRRKIELEWDRKLAGKKGFKDEHWRINATDPRKFT; from the exons ATGAAAGCAGTGTTAGAAGAACGAGCTATGGAAGAACGAGCTATGGAAAATGGAGCAAAGGCAGAGAAGATGATGGTGAAGCGCGAAAAGCCaagttttttaaataaaatgggGAGAGGAATGAAGATAGGAATGGTGAATATGGAAGGTGAAGATGTTAGTGAATGGAAGGTCCATGGACAGATAATCAAAGTGAATTTCGAGAAAGTTTCGGATTTATTAGAATGGAAAGACTTATTTCCAGAATGgatagatgaagaagaagagatggATGGTAACGAGTGTCCAGAAATACCAATGCCAGATTTCAATAACTATAGTTACATGGACATAATAGTTGTGAAATTACCATGCAAGTATCCACAAGAAGGGTGGGGAAAAGATGTTTATAGGCTACAAGTGAATCTTGTGGCTGCAAATTTGGTTgtgaaaagaggaaaaagggatTTGAAAAATGGGAAAATGAAGTTGATTTTCCTGAGTAAGTGTAGGCCTATGGTGGATATGTTTAGATGTGAGgagttaaagaaaaaagaaggggatTGGTGGTATTATAAGACAGATATGGAGAAATTGGCTCAAAAGGTTTCATTGCCAATTGGTTCTTGTAATTTGGCTTTGCCTCTCTGGGGAAAAG AAATCAACGAAGTCTATGATATATCCAACATCGAAAGCAGCACAAAAATAGCACGAAGAGAAGCCTACGCCACAGTTCTTCATTCCTCAGAAACATACGTTTGTGGTGCAATAACACTAGCTCAGAGTCTTCTTCGAACCGGAACCAAACGGGACCTTATTCTTCTTCTAGATAACAGTATTTCTGAACCGAAACAAGATGCCCTAATTAGAGCTGGCTGGAAACTCCGGTTCATAAAGAGGATAAGAAATCCTAAAGCTGAGAAAAATACGTACAATGAATACAATTATAGCAAGTTCAGGTTATGGCAGCTCACTAACTATGAAAAGATCATCTTTATTGATGCGGACATTATCGTTCTTCGCAACATCGATATTCTTTTCCATTTTCCTCAGATGACAGCTACAG GTAACTCTGCGTCAATCTTCAATTCCGGAATAATGGTGATCGAGCCATCAAATTGCACCTTCAAAATGTTCATGCAACGTACAAAAGAGATTGTTTCATATAATGGAGGCGACCAAGGTTTCCTTAATGAAGTGTTTGTATGGTGGCATAGGTTGCCTCGAAGGGTTAATTTTTTGAAGAACTTTTGGTCAAATAATTCGAATGAGGTCAGTCTTAAGAACCAACTATTCGGGgcagatcctccaaaagtatACGCGATACATTATCTAGGGTTAAAGCCGTGGGTGTGTTACAGAGACTACGATTGTAACTGGAACGTAGGAGATCAACGTGTTTATGCTAGTGATCTTGCGCACAAGACATGGTGGAGGCTTCATGACTCCATGGATGAGACCTTGCAGAAATTTTGTGGGTTGACAAAGCGGAGGAAAATTGAACTAGAATGGGATAGGAAGTTGGCTGGAAAAAAGGGATTTAAAGATGAACATTGGAGGATTAATGCTACTGATCCTAGAAAATTTACTTGA
- the LOC132033372 gene encoding UDP-glucuronate:xylan alpha-glucuronosyltransferase 2-like, translated as MKSLPSKALIIKINLVFLVCFLVAYAALLHWQLSSVYHEYSTSPIKCTLCQCHHKVEAAGIKMNALLEESIGNETKAILKKMVKHKKPSFVNEIMGRGMKIGMVNMEGEHVSEWRVHGQIITVQFQKVSELLEWNDLFPGQVYEELEEMDDRQTCPEIPMPPFYSYSYMDIIVVKLPCNYPQEGWRRDVLRLQVHLVAANLAVKRKKGKNGKMKLIFLSKCRPMMEIFRCKELKRREGDWWYYEPNMAKLEQKVSLPIGSCKLALSLREKEINEVSTKLRSREAYATILHSSGIYVCGAITLAQSLLRTGTKRDLILLLDEKISEPKRDALIKAGWKLRFIKRIRNTRAEKNSYNEYNYSKFRLWQITDYDKIIFIDADIIVLRNIDLLFHFPQLSATGNAGSIFNSGVMVIEPSNCTFNIFMQSTKDIISYNGGDQGFLNEIFVWWHRLPRRVNYFKNFENLNEVSAKNQLFKADPPQLYAIHYLGLKPWVCYRDYDCNWDVGYLRVYASDVAHKTWWKLHDAMDEKLQKFCGLTSQRKTELYWSRKKAEDLGLKDEHWRINITDPRRLT; from the exons ATGAAGTCCCTTCCTTCAAAGGCTTTGATAATCAAAATCAACTTAGTTTTCTTGGTCTGTTTTTTAGTTGCTTATGCTGCCCTTCTTCACTGGCAATTATCTTCTGTTTATCACGAATATTCAACATCTCCTATTAAATGCACACTGTGCCAATGTCATCACAAG GTGGAAGCTGCAGGTATAAAGATGAACGCATTATTAGAAGAATCAATTGGGAATGAGACAAAGGCAATATTGAAGAAAATGGTGAAACACAAAAAGCCAAGTTTTGTGAATGAAATAATGGGGAGAGGAATGAAGATAGGAATGGTGAATATGGAAGGGGAACATGTTAGTGAATGGAGAGTCCATGGGCAGATAATAACAGTACAATTCCAGAAGGTTTCAGAGTTGTTGGAATGGAATGACTTGTTTCCAG GACAGGTATATGAGGAATTAGAAGAGATGGATGATCGACAAACATGTCCAGAGATACCAATGCCACCTTTCTATAGCTATAGTTACATGGACATAATAGTAGTGAAATTACCATGCAATTATCCACAAGAAGGCTGGAGAAGAGATGTTCTTAGACTACAAGTTCATCTTGTGGCTGCAAATTTGGCTGTGAAGAGAAAAAAGGGTAAGAATGGAAAGATGAAATTGATCTTTTTGAGTAAGTGTAGGCCTATGATGGAGATTTTCAGATGTAAAGAATTAAAGAGAAGGGAAGGAGATTGGTGGTATTATGAGCCAAATATGGCTAAGTTAGAACAAAAAGTTTCATTGCCAATTGGTTCTTGCAAATTGGCTTTGTCCCTCAGGGAAAAAG AAATCAACGAGGTCAGCACGAAGTTAAGAAGTAGAGAAGCTTACGCCACAATTCTTCATTCATCTGGAATATATGTATGTGGTGCAATAACACTAGCTCAGAGTCTTCTTCGAACTGGAACCAAACGTGACCTTATCCTTCTCCTTGATGAAAAAATCTCCGAACCCAAACGCGACGCTCTTATCAAAGCCGGGTGGAAACTTCGGTTCATAAAGAGGATAAGAAACACTAGAGCTGAGAAAAACTCGTACAATGAATACAATTATAGCAAGTTCAGGTTATGGCAAATCACTGACTATGACAAAATCATCTTCATTGACGCTGATATCATCGTTCTTCGTAACATCGACCTTCTTTTCCATTTTCCTCAATTGTCAGCTACAG GGAATGCTGGATCAATCTTCAATTCTGGAGTAATGGTGATCGAGCCATCAAATTGCACCTTCAACATCTTCATGCAAAGTACAAAAGACATTATTTCATATAACGGAGGTGACCAAGGTTTTCTTAATGAAATATTTGTGTGGTGGCATAGGTTGCCTAGAAGAGTAaactattttaagaatttcGAAAATTTGAATGAGGTTAGTGCTAAGAACCAATTATTCAAAGCAGATCCTCCACAACTGTATGCGATACATTATCTCGGGTTAAAGCCATGGGTATGTTACAGGGACTATGATTGTAATTGGGACGTTGGTTATTTACGTGTTTATGCTAGTGATGTCGCACATAAGACATGGTGGAAATTACATGATGCCATGGACGAGAAGTTACAGAAATTTTGTGGGTTGACAAGTCAGAGGAAAACAGAGTTATATTGGAGTAGAAAGAAGGCAGAAGATTTgggattaaaagatgaacatTGGAGGATTAATATTACTGATCCTAGAAGATTGACTTAA